One genomic region from Equus asinus isolate D_3611 breed Donkey chromosome 8, EquAss-T2T_v2, whole genome shotgun sequence encodes:
- the B3GNT4 gene encoding N-acetyllactosaminide beta-1,3-N-acetylglucosaminyltransferase 4 — MFRRLGWPVLYSLAVLLLSCLLFLKKEPKPPGGPTAHQLFWAPAGPRRSQCPPNHTVANASLSLPSRHRLFLTYRHCRNFSVLLEPSGCAKDTFLLLAIKSQPGHVERRAAIRSTWGRAGDWARGRQLKLVFLLGVAGPVPPAQLLAYESREFDDILQWDFAEDFFNLTLKELHLQRWAAAACPQVHFMLKGDDDVFVHVSNVLEFLDGWDPAQDLLVGDVIHQALPNRNTKVKYFIPPSMYRARHYPPYAGGGGYVMSRATVQRLQAAMEEAELFPIDDVFVGMCLRKLGVSPMHHAGFKTFGIRRPLDPLDPCLYKGLLLVHGLSPLEMWTMWALVTDEGLKCASGPLS, encoded by the coding sequence ATGTTCCGCAGGCTGGGCTGGCCTGTCCTGTACAGCCTGGCTGTGCTGCTGCTGAGCTGCCTGCTCTTCCTGAAGAAGGAGCCCAAGCCGCCAGGGGGCCCCACGGCCCACCAGCTCTTCTGGGCTCCCGCGGGGCCCCGCCGCAGCCAGTGTCCTCCCAACCACACAGTGGCTAATGCCTCCCTGTCCCTGCCTAGCCGTCACCGCCTCTTCTTGACCTATCGCCACTGCCGCAACTTCTCTGTCTTGCTGGAGCCTTCAGGCTGTGCCAAGGACACCTTTCTGCTCTTGGCCATCAAGTCGCAGCCTGGCCACGTGGAACGGCGTGCGGCCATCCGCAGCACCTGGGGCCGGGCGGGGGACTGGGCTAGGGGCCGGCAGCTGAAGCTGGTGTTCCTCCTAGGGGTGGCAGGACCTGTGCCCCCAGCCCAGCTGCTGGCCTATGAGAGTCGGGAGTTTGATGATATCCTACAGTGGGACTTTGCTGAGGACTTCTTCAACCTGACACTCAAGGAGCTGCACCTGCAGCGCTGGGCGGCGGCTGCCTGTCCCCAGGTCCACTTCATGCTAAAGGGAGATGACGATGTCTTTGTTCATGTCTCCAATGTGCTCGAGTTCTTGGATGGCTGGGACCCAGCCCAGGACCTCCTAGTAGGAGACGTCATCCACCAGGCCCTGCCCAACAGGAACACTAAGGTCAAATACTTCATCCCACCCTCCATGTACAGGGCCCGCCACTACCCACCCTatgctgggggtggagggtaTGTCATGTCCAGAGCCACCGTGCAGCGCCTCCAAGCAGCCATGGAAGAGGCTGAACTCTTCCCCATCGATGACGTCTTTGTGGGTATGTGCCTGAGGAAGCTGGGGGTGAGCCCCATGCACCATGCTGGCTTCAAGACATTTGGAATACGACGGCCCCTGGACCCCTTGGACCCCTGCCTGTACAAAGGGCTCCTACTCGTACATGGTCTCAGCCCCCTGGAGATGTGGACCATGTGGGCATTGGTGACAGATGAGGGGCTCAAGTGTGCATCTGGCCCCTTGTCCTAG